Proteins encoded in a region of the Streptomyces sp. NBC_00258 genome:
- a CDS encoding glycoside hydrolase family 97 protein — translation MAVQPRARTIVLTLCSALLATTAATLPARAEAPAPHTSWEVRGPHGSPTAVVSLDPADGSPSLAISRAGRTVLEPSPVGLVTEQADFSRNLTLTRRSDRTISERYTVPTGKSHQRAVRMTESRFRFRTADGARIDLLTRVAADGVAYRYVLPDDHGDVVREASAFTFPTTTEPVISAYRRDNELPFVRYQSAAAVPAGTYSMQALFKTDGGYALVAESDLTGSYAGSHLTHAAGSPTFGVSPWNDEPIQVSGKLTTPWRAVVTGDLSTVTESTFTDDLAPKSRVRDTSWIKPGPALWTWLAGGKEAGQSLEAQKKYVDYAAQRDWPYEVVDAGWYYKPGEWDVIDPDWQTNNWMPELVRYGKERGVEIQVWLHYSLLVDPVEREKWLSTLERWGVRGVKIDFMDSESQERMAWYDEILPATAKHHLMVNFHGSTIPKGIQRTWPHVMTLEGVGGEEKRNNTPEQLAALPYTRNVIGSMDFTPGAFHRPFRPNVGSDAGELGLTVLYESGIQNLAGTPESYEARPEARRYLEQLPSGWEETRLLTGDPGRSAVLARRAPDGRWFIGGTFAGAAHSVDVPMRLGTGKWLVETVTDGPSGLVREPHVVRGGTSLTVPVVADGGFAALACRWHPGRTTCDR, via the coding sequence ATGGCGGTCCAACCCCGGGCCCGCACCATCGTGTTGACGCTCTGTTCCGCACTCCTTGCCACCACCGCGGCGACGCTTCCGGCCCGCGCCGAGGCGCCCGCCCCGCACACGTCCTGGGAGGTGCGCGGCCCCCACGGCTCCCCCACGGCCGTGGTCTCCCTCGACCCGGCCGACGGCAGCCCGTCCCTGGCGATCAGTCGCGCCGGCCGTACGGTCCTCGAACCGTCCCCCGTCGGCCTCGTCACGGAACAGGCCGACTTCTCCCGGAACTTGACCCTCACCCGCCGCTCCGACCGCACGATCTCGGAGCGCTACACCGTCCCGACGGGCAAGTCGCACCAGCGGGCTGTCCGTATGACCGAGTCCCGCTTCCGCTTCCGTACGGCGGACGGCGCGCGCATCGACCTGCTGACCCGCGTCGCCGCCGACGGCGTCGCGTATCGCTACGTCCTGCCGGACGATCACGGCGACGTCGTACGCGAGGCCTCCGCCTTCACCTTCCCGACCACCACCGAGCCCGTCATCAGCGCCTACCGCCGGGACAACGAACTCCCCTTCGTCCGCTACCAGTCGGCGGCCGCGGTACCGGCGGGCACGTACTCGATGCAGGCGCTCTTCAAGACGGACGGCGGCTACGCCCTGGTCGCCGAGTCGGACCTGACCGGCAGCTACGCCGGCTCCCACCTCACGCACGCCGCCGGTTCTCCCACGTTCGGCGTGAGTCCGTGGAACGACGAGCCGATCCAGGTGTCGGGCAAGCTCACCACACCCTGGCGCGCGGTGGTCACCGGCGACCTGTCGACCGTCACCGAGTCGACGTTCACCGACGACCTAGCCCCCAAGTCCCGTGTCCGCGACACCTCCTGGATCAAGCCGGGCCCGGCCCTGTGGACCTGGCTCGCCGGCGGCAAGGAGGCCGGGCAGAGCCTGGAGGCGCAGAAGAAGTACGTCGACTACGCGGCCCAGCGCGACTGGCCGTACGAGGTCGTCGACGCGGGCTGGTACTACAAGCCCGGCGAGTGGGACGTCATCGATCCCGACTGGCAGACGAACAACTGGATGCCGGAGCTGGTGCGTTACGGCAAGGAACGCGGCGTCGAGATCCAGGTCTGGCTCCATTACTCGCTCCTCGTCGACCCCGTCGAACGGGAGAAGTGGCTCTCCACGCTGGAGCGTTGGGGCGTCAGGGGCGTGAAGATCGACTTCATGGACTCGGAGTCCCAGGAGCGGATGGCCTGGTACGACGAGATCCTGCCGGCCACCGCGAAGCACCACCTGATGGTCAACTTCCACGGCTCCACGATCCCCAAGGGCATCCAGCGCACCTGGCCGCACGTCATGACGCTGGAGGGCGTCGGCGGCGAGGAGAAGCGCAACAACACGCCCGAGCAGCTGGCCGCACTCCCCTACACCCGCAACGTCATCGGCTCGATGGACTTCACCCCGGGCGCCTTCCACCGCCCGTTCCGCCCCAACGTCGGCTCCGACGCGGGCGAGTTGGGCCTGACCGTCCTCTACGAGTCCGGCATCCAGAACCTCGCCGGCACCCCGGAGTCGTACGAGGCCCGCCCGGAGGCCCGCCGCTACCTGGAGCAACTGCCCAGCGGCTGGGAGGAGACCAGGCTGCTGACCGGCGATCCCGGCCGCTCGGCCGTCCTGGCCCGCCGCGCGCCCGACGGCCGCTGGTTCATCGGCGGCACGTTCGCGGGGGCGGCCCACAGCGTGGACGTGCCCATGCGTCTCGGCACGGGCAAGTGGCTCGTCGAGACCGTGACCGACGGCCCGTCCGGCCTGGTCCGCGAACCACACGTCGTCCGCGGCGGCACCTCGCTGACGGTGCCCGTCGTGGCGGACGGCGGCTTCGCCGCGCTGGCCTGCCGCTGGCACCCGGGCCGCACGACCTGCGACCGCTGA
- the pruA gene encoding L-glutamate gamma-semialdehyde dehydrogenase → MDAVTQVPTPVNEPVHGYAPGSPERARLESKLKELAENPVDLPMTIGGEKRMGGGDRFDVVQPHNHKARLGTYANATQQDAQDAIDAALAAAPAWRAMSFDDRAAIILRAAELLAGPWRETLAASTMLGQSKTAQQAEIDCPCELVDFWRFNVKYARDLLAEQPPANSPGVWNRLDHRPLEGFVYAITPFNFSAIAGNLPTAPALMGNVVVWKPSPTQTHAAVLLMQLLEEAGLPKGVINLVTGDGIEVSEVALEHRDLAGIHFTGSTRTFQYLWKTVGNNIEKYRTYPRMVGETGGKDFVVAHPSADPAILKTALTRGSFEYQGQKCSATSRAYVPASIWNSGFKEEFAAEIDGITMGDVTDLSNFIGAVIDERSFAKNKAAIDRAHADPSCTVVAGGTYDDSVGYFVRPTVVECTDPANEVFTTEYFGPFLAVHVYEDDQYDEMLAQMESVSDYALTGSVIAGDRAAAAYTMEKLRYAAGNFYINDKSTGAVVGQQPFGGGRASGTNDKAGAPQNLMRWTLTRAIKETLVPPTDYPYPHMG, encoded by the coding sequence ATGGACGCTGTGACCCAGGTCCCCACCCCCGTCAACGAGCCGGTGCACGGCTATGCCCCCGGCTCTCCCGAGCGCGCCCGCCTGGAGTCCAAGCTCAAGGAGCTCGCCGAGAACCCGGTCGACCTGCCGATGACCATCGGCGGCGAGAAGCGGATGGGCGGCGGCGACCGTTTCGACGTCGTGCAGCCGCACAACCACAAGGCCCGCCTCGGCACGTACGCGAACGCCACCCAGCAGGACGCCCAGGACGCGATCGACGCGGCCCTCGCCGCCGCGCCCGCCTGGCGCGCGATGTCCTTCGACGACCGCGCCGCGATCATCCTGCGCGCCGCCGAGCTGCTGGCAGGACCGTGGCGCGAGACGCTCGCCGCCTCGACGATGCTCGGCCAGTCGAAGACCGCCCAGCAGGCCGAGATCGACTGTCCCTGTGAGCTGGTCGACTTCTGGCGCTTCAACGTCAAGTACGCCCGTGACCTGCTCGCCGAGCAGCCGCCGGCCAACTCGCCGGGCGTCTGGAACCGCCTCGACCACCGCCCGCTCGAAGGCTTCGTCTACGCGATCACGCCGTTCAACTTCTCGGCGATCGCGGGCAACCTGCCGACCGCGCCCGCGCTGATGGGCAACGTGGTCGTGTGGAAGCCGTCCCCGACGCAGACCCACGCGGCCGTCCTGCTCATGCAGCTGCTGGAGGAGGCCGGTCTTCCCAAGGGCGTCATCAACCTCGTCACCGGTGACGGCATCGAGGTCTCCGAGGTCGCCCTGGAGCACCGCGACCTCGCCGGCATCCACTTCACCGGCTCGACCAGGACCTTCCAGTACCTGTGGAAGACGGTCGGCAACAACATCGAGAAGTACCGCACGTACCCGCGCATGGTCGGCGAGACCGGCGGCAAGGACTTCGTCGTCGCGCACCCGAGCGCCGACCCGGCGATCCTGAAGACGGCCCTCACCCGCGGTTCCTTTGAGTACCAGGGCCAGAAGTGCTCGGCCACCTCGCGCGCGTACGTCCCGGCCTCCATCTGGAACTCCGGCTTCAAGGAGGAGTTCGCGGCCGAGATCGACGGCATCACGATGGGTGACGTCACCGACCTGTCGAACTTCATCGGCGCCGTCATCGACGAGCGCTCCTTCGCCAAGAACAAGGCGGCGATCGACCGGGCGCACGCCGACCCGTCCTGCACGGTCGTCGCGGGCGGCACCTACGACGACTCGGTCGGCTACTTCGTCCGCCCGACCGTCGTCGAGTGCACGGACCCGGCGAACGAGGTCTTCACGACGGAGTACTTCGGCCCGTTCCTCGCGGTGCACGTGTACGAGGACGACCAGTACGACGAGATGCTGGCCCAGATGGAGTCGGTGTCGGACTACGCGCTCACCGGCTCGGTCATCGCGGGCGACCGCGCTGCCGCCGCGTACACGATGGAGAAGCTCCGCTACGCCGCGGGCAACTTCTACATCAACGACAAGTCGACCGGCGCCGTCGTCGGCCAGCAGCCCTTCGGCGGCGGCCGCGCGTCCGGCACCAACGACAAGGCGGGCGCCCCGCAGAACCTGATGCGCTGGACCCTGACCCGCGCCATCAAGGAGACCCTGGTCCCGCCGACCGACTACCCCTACCCGCACATGGGCTGA
- a CDS encoding proline dehydrogenase family protein produces MLGPVILAASRSDRMRRLISAAPVTRPVVDRFIPGESVDQVVPIIQDLTAKGLEVTMDVVGEDITTPEQATLARDAYLELIDRLKQLELGERAEMSVKLSLFGQALPGGHEIALANVRPVVEAAAAIGTTVTLDAEDHTTLDSMFAIHEELRKDFPETGCVIQAYLFRTEADARRLADSGSRVRLVKGAYKEPAEVAYQQKAETDKAYVRILRILMEGEGYPMIGSHDPRLISIAQELARRAGRKPDEYEFQMLYGIRSDEHLRLAAEGHRMRVYTAYGTDWYGYFMRRLAEKPANLLFFGRSILTKS; encoded by the coding sequence GTGCTGGGTCCCGTGATTCTCGCCGCGTCGCGCAGCGACCGGATGCGTCGTCTGATCTCGGCGGCCCCGGTGACCAGGCCGGTCGTCGACCGCTTCATCCCCGGCGAGTCCGTCGACCAGGTCGTACCGATCATCCAGGACCTCACGGCCAAGGGCCTCGAGGTCACCATGGACGTGGTCGGCGAGGACATCACCACGCCGGAGCAGGCGACGCTCGCCCGTGACGCGTACCTGGAGCTGATCGACCGCCTCAAGCAGCTGGAGCTCGGAGAGCGCGCCGAGATGTCGGTGAAGCTGTCCCTCTTCGGGCAGGCGCTTCCCGGTGGCCACGAGATCGCTCTCGCCAACGTCCGCCCGGTCGTCGAGGCCGCCGCCGCCATCGGTACGACGGTCACTCTCGACGCCGAGGACCACACCACCCTCGACTCGATGTTCGCCATCCACGAGGAGCTGCGGAAGGACTTCCCGGAGACCGGCTGCGTCATCCAGGCCTACCTCTTCCGCACCGAGGCCGACGCCCGCCGCCTCGCCGACAGCGGCAGCCGCGTACGGCTCGTGAAGGGCGCCTACAAGGAGCCCGCCGAGGTCGCGTACCAGCAGAAGGCCGAGACCGACAAGGCGTACGTGCGCATCCTGCGCATCCTGATGGAGGGCGAGGGGTACCCGATGATCGGGTCCCACGACCCGCGCCTCATCTCCATCGCCCAGGAGCTGGCCCGGCGCGCCGGCCGCAAGCCCGACGAGTACGAGTTCCAGATGCTGTACGGGATCAGGAGCGACGAGCATCTGCGGCTCGCCGCCGAAGGCCACCGGATGCGTGTCTACACCGCGTACGGCACCGACTGGTACGGCTACTTCATGCGGCGCCTCGCCGAGAAGCCGGCCAACCTCCTCTTCTTCGGCCGCTCGATCCTCACCAAGAGCTGA
- a CDS encoding helix-turn-helix domain-containing protein has protein sequence MMENARVTSDPKGEYQELVDEISELLGAPATLENRDFELIAFGAYDSEGELDASALDPVRARSILTRRSTSAVRTWFEGFGIARATAPVRIPPTPEAGVYRGRVCLPVRHRGVVLGYVWLLSDDPGPTDQQLSAAMEVTPRIGALLADEAQAGADLSRELRAVLTAESGWQRDMALAELHTELGARGEGLHTMVCVAPWPSSHPDDAPSVRTIPSATAVCALPWGPTDQSLALLVRLRSPEVLTPATTAAARLLERAEGVRGPARPQSSPAEPGPPGAHQQTGATRGRGPAQPPNQGRDQDAGADRPPDRTGEAEAARADEGEGSAGRTDPETGTSGRTVKGTGASTRTARAAEASGRAAQEAEGSRRAAQPSDQARSAPRTPPPGRPRAVGAGQAPEPHAPRPARIAAGIAVPHSGLADLGTAWQEASAAARAALAEPRLGPVAHWSSIGPYRLLTSLPPTASHDLAVRPLLAPAHRELAHTAEVFLDCAGQAGRTAAELGIHRQTLYYRLSRVEQLTGLDLDDGEDRLLLHMGLKARRL, from the coding sequence ATGATGGAGAATGCCCGGGTGACATCGGATCCCAAGGGCGAATACCAGGAGCTGGTGGACGAGATCTCGGAGCTCCTCGGCGCCCCCGCGACGCTGGAGAACCGCGACTTCGAGCTGATCGCCTTCGGCGCGTACGACAGCGAGGGCGAGCTGGACGCCTCCGCGCTGGACCCCGTACGCGCCCGCTCGATCCTCACGCGTCGCTCGACCTCGGCGGTCCGCACCTGGTTCGAGGGCTTCGGCATCGCCCGCGCCACGGCGCCGGTCCGTATCCCGCCCACCCCCGAGGCCGGCGTCTACCGGGGCCGCGTCTGCCTCCCCGTACGCCACCGGGGTGTCGTCCTCGGGTACGTATGGCTGCTGTCGGACGATCCGGGTCCCACCGACCAGCAGCTCTCCGCGGCGATGGAGGTAACCCCGCGCATCGGCGCCCTCCTGGCGGACGAGGCCCAGGCGGGCGCGGACCTCAGCCGGGAGCTGCGCGCGGTCCTCACCGCCGAGAGCGGCTGGCAGCGCGACATGGCACTGGCCGAACTCCACACGGAACTCGGCGCCCGTGGCGAGGGCCTCCACACGATGGTCTGCGTGGCTCCCTGGCCCTCGTCCCACCCCGACGACGCGCCGTCGGTCCGCACCATCCCGTCCGCCACCGCCGTCTGCGCCCTCCCCTGGGGCCCCACCGACCAGAGCCTGGCCCTGCTGGTCCGCCTCCGCTCACCGGAGGTCCTCACCCCGGCGACCACGGCGGCGGCACGCCTGCTGGAGCGGGCGGAGGGGGTACGGGGACCAGCGCGCCCACAGTCCTCCCCGGCCGAGCCCGGCCCTCCTGGGGCTCACCAGCAAACAGGCGCCACCCGGGGCCGGGGCCCGGCGCAGCCACCGAACCAGGGCCGGGACCAGGACGCCGGGGCGGACCGGCCGCCGGATCGGACAGGCGAGGCGGAAGCCGCGCGGGCGGACGAGGGGGAAGGGAGTGCCGGGCGGACAGACCCCGAGACAGGAACGTCCGGCCGGACAGTCAAGGGCACAGGTGCATCCACGCGGACGGCCCGAGCCGCGGAGGCATCCGGGCGGGCGGCTCAGGAGGCGGAGGGATCCCGACGGGCGGCCCAGCCGTCGGACCAGGCGCGGAGCGCCCCGCGTACGCCACCCCCCGGCCGCCCCCGAGCGGTCGGAGCCGGACAGGCCCCGGAACCGCACGCCCCCCGCCCCGCCCGGATCGCGGCCGGGATCGCCGTCCCGCACTCCGGACTCGCCGACCTCGGCACCGCCTGGCAGGAGGCATCGGCCGCCGCCCGCGCGGCGCTGGCCGAGCCCCGGCTGGGCCCGGTCGCGCACTGGTCGTCCATCGGCCCGTACCGCCTGCTGACGTCGCTGCCGCCGACCGCCTCGCACGACCTCGCCGTACGCCCTCTCCTCGCCCCCGCCCACCGCGAACTCGCCCACACCGCCGAGGTGTTCCTCGACTGCGCGGGCCAGGCCGGCCGCACCGCCGCCGAACTGGGCATCCACCGCCAGACCCTCTACTACCGCCTCTCCCGCGTCGAACAGCTCACCGGCCTCGACCTGGACGACGGCGAGGACCGCCTGCTCCTGCACATGGGGCTCAAGGCGCGGCGTCTCTAA
- a CDS encoding HAD family hydrolase, which yields MPLLMIDLDNTLVDRDSAFREASSAFLDENALPVDDLAWLLSVDASGYTPREDVARAMAERYGGAVSGAAVRDFLDRGAADRVVLAEATRVALGAAVDAGWTCVIVTNGRVVQQEAKIRGTGLDGIVHGWVVSEAVGCKKPAPEIFRAAAAAVGTSLHGAWVIGDSAHADVGGARGLGRVRSVWVSGGRPWTDETFRPTHITGDAASALTHVVEHGGGARDDGTPDTPGGV from the coding sequence ATGCCCCTCCTGATGATCGACCTCGACAACACCCTGGTCGACCGCGACTCCGCCTTCCGGGAGGCGTCGTCGGCCTTCCTCGACGAGAACGCGCTCCCTGTCGACGACCTCGCGTGGCTCTTGTCCGTCGACGCCAGTGGCTATACGCCGAGGGAGGACGTTGCCCGGGCCATGGCCGAGCGGTACGGAGGGGCCGTCTCAGGGGCCGCCGTCCGGGACTTCCTCGACCGGGGCGCCGCCGACCGTGTCGTACTGGCCGAGGCCACGCGCGTCGCGCTCGGGGCGGCTGTCGACGCCGGATGGACATGCGTGATCGTCACCAACGGCCGTGTCGTGCAGCAGGAGGCGAAGATCCGGGGCACCGGGCTCGACGGGATCGTCCACGGATGGGTGGTTTCCGAGGCGGTCGGGTGCAAGAAGCCCGCGCCGGAGATCTTCCGTGCGGCGGCGGCCGCCGTGGGGACGTCCCTGCACGGGGCCTGGGTGATCGGGGACTCGGCGCACGCCGACGTCGGCGGCGCGAGGGGACTCGGCCGGGTCCGCAGCGTGTGGGTGTCGGGTGGCCGGCCGTGGACCGACGAGACGTTCCGGCCCACACACATCACCGGCGACGCCGCGTCTGCCCTCACCCACGTCGTCGAGCACGGCGGCGGTGCCCGGGACGATGGGACACCGGACACCCCGGGAGGGGTGTGA
- a CDS encoding ABC transporter substrate-binding protein, which yields MRLSARLLPLSAVTAASALLLTGCFSESASDDSAGGDGKRVRIAMMNPPRSGLSPLSDDAFKLSRWSTAETLVTLDADGDAEPALATKWQQSGRTWTFGIREGVTFHDGTKLTAESVVRSLTKAATASPKPRILDGVDLTVKADGDSVAVTTGTEDPLVPQRLSSPQLSILAAKAYRGKTVSPVGAGTGPFELTKVNGTSSATLDRYDDYWGDTAKSPGIDVKFVPDGTARAATLRSGEADVVEAVPVSQAALLDKELVTEVPMPRTNTLYLNTGSGPFKDASLRAAAREALDAESIVKGVYEGRADVAKGLLGPALPWAAELRKPVSHAKSGDPDGKTITIGTFTDRAELPEVAQTLQQQLQKAGFKVKLDVREYANIESDALAGEFDAFILSRATVLDSGDPAAYLYSDFGSKGSFNISQLSDKKVDTALEKAAGTKTGDARRRAVVEAEAAVLATDAAIPMLHERVIQGDAAGVVDVEHDPRERALITADTYVK from the coding sequence GTGCGCCTGTCCGCCCGTCTTCTCCCCCTGTCCGCGGTCACCGCGGCCTCCGCCCTGCTGCTCACCGGGTGTTTCTCGGAATCCGCCTCGGACGATTCCGCGGGCGGCGACGGCAAGCGCGTACGCATCGCGATGATGAACCCGCCGCGCTCCGGGCTGTCACCACTGTCCGACGACGCGTTCAAGCTGTCGCGCTGGTCGACCGCCGAGACGCTGGTGACACTCGACGCGGACGGCGACGCCGAGCCCGCTCTCGCCACCAAGTGGCAGCAGAGCGGCCGGACTTGGACGTTCGGGATACGGGAAGGCGTCACCTTCCACGACGGTACGAAGCTCACCGCCGAGTCCGTCGTCAGGTCGCTCACCAAGGCCGCGACCGCCTCCCCCAAGCCGCGCATCCTCGACGGCGTCGACCTGACGGTGAAGGCCGACGGCGACTCGGTCGCCGTCACCACCGGCACCGAGGACCCGCTCGTCCCGCAGCGGCTGAGCTCGCCGCAGCTGTCGATCCTGGCGGCGAAGGCGTACCGCGGGAAGACCGTCAGCCCGGTCGGCGCGGGCACCGGCCCCTTCGAGCTGACGAAGGTGAACGGCACGTCGTCGGCGACCCTCGACCGCTACGACGACTACTGGGGCGACACGGCCAAGTCCCCGGGTATCGACGTGAAGTTCGTGCCGGACGGCACCGCCCGCGCGGCCACCCTGCGCAGCGGCGAGGCCGACGTCGTCGAGGCGGTTCCGGTGTCGCAGGCCGCGCTGCTCGACAAGGAACTGGTCACCGAGGTGCCGATGCCGCGCACCAACACCCTGTACCTGAACACCGGGAGCGGCCCGTTCAAGGACGCCTCCCTCAGGGCCGCCGCCCGCGAGGCCCTCGACGCCGAGTCGATCGTCAAGGGCGTGTACGAGGGCCGCGCGGACGTCGCGAAGGGCCTGCTCGGCCCGGCCCTCCCCTGGGCCGCCGAGCTGCGCAAGCCGGTCTCGCACGCCAAGTCCGGTGATCCGGACGGGAAGACGATCACGATCGGTACGTTCACCGACCGCGCCGAACTGCCGGAGGTGGCCCAGACGCTGCAACAGCAGCTCCAGAAGGCCGGGTTCAAGGTGAAGCTGGACGTCCGCGAGTACGCGAACATCGAATCCGACGCGCTGGCAGGCGAGTTCGACGCCTTCATCCTGTCCCGGGCGACCGTCCTCGACTCGGGCGACCCGGCGGCGTACCTCTACAGCGACTTCGGATCGAAGGGTTCCTTCAACATCTCGCAGCTGTCCGACAAGAAGGTCGACACGGCCCTGGAGAAGGCCGCCGGGACGAAGACCGGTGACGCGCGCCGCCGGGCCGTCGTCGAGGCGGAGGCCGCGGTGCTGGCCACCGACGCCGCGATCCCGATGCTGCACGAGCGTGTGATCCAGGGCGACGCGGCCGGTGTCGTGGACGTCGAGCACGACCCGCGCGAGCGGGCCCTGATCACCGCGGACACGTACGTCAAGTGA
- a CDS encoding ABC transporter permease subunit — MARLFAPGRRASLTRLGCLAAVLAAVGLLPWLSGRDPALTVLRARSAEQEGTPEALAAIRSDLGLDAGPLSLLGSWLSRLPRGDLGTSWVSGTDVLPSVVSGLQVSLALMGAALGVALLVTCAIVAPVLVRGRGSAGAFAAMLAALPEFLLATVALLVCGVWLGVLPTSGWQGPQYMVLPAVALGVPAGGLLGRLVADALPPVLDERWVELWRGAGVIRTRISAAALRRVLPPLVPQFGMVAVGLTGGAVAVETVFAVPGIGRTALGAAKSQDLPLLQGSVLALLALGLVTGAAAAVVRRRLLGPALRDAGLTLPAARPVRAHPAVPLTLGVTLLTCVGWGLLRDPYTVDTSARLQAPSWAYPLGTDGLGRDVLARLGHGAASTIGTATAVCLAGLVLALVLGFLPAVASGASDIANALPPVIAGILVAAVVGPGTGGAALAVALLSWPALSSHAAALVQEVRASTFLLAQRAIGASPLWILTRHVLPSVAAPVTRHALLRLPGIALALASLGFLGLGAQPPAPEWGLLLDESRAYVERAPWAALAPAVALALLAGLAVSSAAYAEAGPGRTAGPPRSGPRSRSLSLSRAAFSTLRPRKEPAR, encoded by the coding sequence ATGGCACGCCTGTTCGCTCCTGGCCGCCGGGCCTCGCTCACGCGGCTCGGCTGCCTCGCCGCGGTTCTCGCCGCCGTCGGACTGCTCCCCTGGCTCTCCGGCCGCGACCCGGCCCTCACCGTCCTGCGCGCCCGCTCGGCCGAACAGGAGGGCACGCCGGAAGCCCTGGCCGCGATCCGCTCCGACCTCGGCCTGGACGCGGGTCCCCTTTCCCTGCTGGGGAGTTGGCTCTCCCGCCTGCCGCGCGGCGACCTCGGCACGTCCTGGGTGTCGGGCACCGACGTCCTGCCGTCGGTCGTCTCCGGACTCCAGGTGTCGCTCGCGCTGATGGGCGCGGCGCTCGGGGTCGCGCTCCTGGTCACCTGCGCGATCGTCGCTCCCGTTCTCGTACGGGGCCGGGGCTCGGCCGGCGCGTTCGCCGCCATGCTCGCCGCACTGCCCGAATTCCTGCTGGCCACGGTCGCGTTGCTGGTGTGCGGGGTGTGGCTGGGCGTCCTGCCGACCTCCGGCTGGCAGGGCCCGCAGTACATGGTGCTGCCCGCCGTCGCACTCGGCGTTCCCGCCGGCGGACTGCTCGGCCGGCTGGTCGCGGACGCGCTGCCGCCCGTGCTCGACGAGCGCTGGGTGGAGCTGTGGCGGGGCGCCGGGGTCATCAGGACACGCATCTCGGCCGCCGCCCTGCGTCGCGTACTGCCGCCCCTGGTACCGCAGTTCGGAATGGTCGCCGTCGGACTGACCGGCGGGGCGGTCGCCGTCGAGACGGTGTTCGCGGTACCGGGCATCGGGCGTACGGCGCTGGGAGCGGCCAAGTCGCAGGACCTGCCGCTGCTTCAGGGGTCGGTTCTCGCGCTGCTCGCCCTCGGTCTCGTCACGGGCGCGGCGGCGGCCGTCGTACGGCGCCGGCTGCTGGGCCCCGCCCTGCGCGACGCGGGGCTGACGCTGCCCGCGGCCCGCCCGGTCCGCGCGCACCCGGCCGTCCCTCTGACGCTCGGGGTCACACTGCTGACCTGCGTCGGCTGGGGGCTGCTGCGCGACCCGTACACGGTGGACACGAGCGCCCGCCTCCAGGCGCCCTCCTGGGCTTATCCCCTCGGCACCGACGGGCTCGGCCGTGACGTGCTGGCGCGGCTCGGGCACGGCGCGGCGTCGACGATCGGCACGGCGACCGCGGTCTGTCTGGCGGGCCTCGTCCTCGCGCTCGTCCTCGGTTTCCTGCCGGCCGTGGCGTCCGGCGCCTCGGACATCGCCAACGCGTTGCCGCCGGTGATCGCGGGCATCCTGGTCGCGGCCGTCGTGGGCCCCGGAACGGGCGGTGCCGCGCTCGCCGTGGCCCTGCTCTCCTGGCCCGCCCTGTCGTCGCACGCGGCGGCACTGGTGCAGGAGGTCCGCGCGTCGACCTTCCTGCTGGCCCAACGGGCCATCGGGGCAAGCCCGTTGTGGATCCTCACCCGTCACGTCCTGCCCTCGGTGGCGGCCCCGGTCACCCGCCACGCCCTCCTGCGCCTCCCCGGCATCGCCCTGGCCCTGGCCTCCCTCGGCTTCCTCGGCCTCGGCGCCCAGCCGCCCGCACCGGAGTGGGGACTCCTCCTGGACGAGTCACGGGCGTACGTGGAACGCGCCCCGTGGGCGGCCCTGGCCCCGGCGGTCGCCCTGGCCCTGCTGGCGGGCCTCGCGGTGTCGTCGGCGGCGTACGCGGAGGCCGGACCAGGCAGAACGGCCGGGCCGCCCCGCTCCGGCCCCCGCTCTCGTTCCCTCTCCCTCTCCCGTGCCGCCTTCTCCACCCTCCGCCCCCGCAAGGAGCCAGCCCGTTGA